A window from Opitutia bacterium ISCC 52 encodes these proteins:
- a CDS encoding DUF1592 domain-containing protein encodes MPKGLPQLFRLLLTLFGCSAPLWLTPSLSAKTDLASLSYENDIRPILEEYCYRCHGEEKQKGDIQLSSFHDKRTLMKEHRLWQDVIHVVREEEMPDEEPLPSPEERRMLVEWLEQTLNEIDWSKIKNPGHVTMPRLTKVEYNNTMRDLLGFDFNPGNVFNQDGEGQSGFTNDRDNLFITPVQMERYFEAAERSLDALLSFEKDPINYYYESEDMFMTETRETPKVIGDNFKGYVINRGQMTLYESMDFPHDGFYKFTIWALSTEGPTGTRLRINDEIKGDIEIYKTEPDTYSITAFVPKGSHQVAWNIQKPAVLYKPKSEPITNYKQLPTNAGKLVQIGINENTPLYPHSDDNSNSIRNSIRRLNEHAKSMQQRYEQLRLLGTQGDPNEIINYKDNIFQRLELVKDASDELARKLNLSIEDFNAQYRSFNEEKFAGNEGILAAIADIKPVEATPQLRAQSVGIDWVKVHGPVLPEDAGGKSVVFIAEPGKGTSETKAATKIIERFTERAFRRKVSRREVAKYVDLFKLASKNGDPFKESVKLALTGVLVSPHFLYRPELAPSNKEKEYQLNDYQLASRLSYFLWMTMPDEELFELAKKKRLHQPRILKQQVDRMLKDPRAARSMETFLGQWLGYESLGINVVPDPRSFKDFTPPLMEAMKAETSMMFQSLVHDGGSLLQLLDSEETYLNDALAMHYGIKGVEGSDMRLVKLEDRNRGGLLGMGSILTATSNPVRTNPVSRGKWVLETLLGNRIPEPPADAGILPENAGQKKGQTLREEFEEHRRNPSCVDCHEKIDPIGFGLENFDAIGRFRTMENGVSIDSSGIMPDGHEFSGAVELKDYLLAKEQAPFIRNVVERMLAYGLGRDLKHYDEAAILKIIAALEKDNYSARTLISEVALSYPFQFQHPNPEDE; translated from the coding sequence ATGCCAAAAGGCCTACCCCAGTTATTTAGATTGTTACTGACGCTATTTGGTTGCAGTGCCCCTTTATGGCTAACCCCAAGCCTCTCAGCCAAAACTGACCTAGCTTCCCTGAGCTACGAAAACGATATTCGTCCTATACTGGAAGAGTACTGCTACCGCTGTCACGGAGAGGAGAAACAAAAGGGTGACATCCAACTTTCCAGTTTTCACGACAAGCGGACTTTAATGAAAGAGCACAGGCTGTGGCAGGATGTGATCCATGTCGTCCGTGAAGAAGAAATGCCAGATGAGGAACCCCTGCCCTCGCCTGAAGAACGCCGCATGCTCGTCGAATGGTTGGAGCAAACGCTGAACGAAATCGACTGGAGCAAAATCAAAAATCCAGGCCACGTGACCATGCCCCGCCTGACCAAGGTGGAGTACAATAACACGATGCGCGATTTACTTGGTTTCGATTTTAATCCGGGCAACGTATTTAATCAGGATGGAGAGGGACAAAGCGGATTCACCAACGACCGCGACAATTTGTTTATTACACCTGTGCAAATGGAGAGGTACTTTGAGGCTGCGGAACGCTCGTTGGACGCGTTGCTATCCTTTGAAAAAGATCCGATCAATTACTACTATGAGTCGGAAGACATGTTCATGACTGAGACGCGGGAAACACCGAAAGTCATCGGGGACAATTTCAAAGGCTATGTCATCAATCGTGGACAAATGACGCTCTATGAATCCATGGATTTCCCCCATGATGGATTCTACAAATTTACCATTTGGGCGTTAAGCACGGAAGGTCCCACCGGTACGCGTTTGAGAATTAACGACGAAATCAAGGGCGACATCGAAATCTACAAGACCGAGCCGGACACTTACTCGATTACCGCATTTGTTCCCAAGGGCAGTCATCAAGTTGCCTGGAACATTCAGAAGCCAGCCGTTTTATATAAACCGAAATCAGAGCCAATAACGAATTACAAACAGCTCCCTACCAATGCAGGCAAACTTGTCCAAATCGGCATCAACGAAAACACACCTCTGTACCCACATTCTGACGACAACTCAAATAGCATCAGAAATTCCATCCGGCGCTTGAACGAACATGCCAAGTCTATGCAGCAGCGTTATGAGCAGCTTCGGCTACTCGGCACCCAGGGCGATCCGAATGAAATCATCAATTACAAGGACAATATCTTCCAACGGCTTGAACTGGTCAAAGATGCATCGGATGAATTGGCACGTAAGCTCAATCTTTCTATCGAGGACTTTAATGCCCAATACCGGAGTTTCAACGAAGAGAAGTTTGCTGGCAATGAGGGTATACTCGCTGCCATTGCGGATATCAAACCCGTGGAGGCAACCCCCCAACTACGCGCACAGAGTGTGGGTATTGACTGGGTAAAAGTACATGGACCGGTCCTACCTGAAGATGCAGGTGGAAAATCCGTGGTTTTTATTGCGGAACCGGGAAAAGGAACGTCAGAAACAAAAGCCGCCACCAAAATCATTGAACGCTTCACCGAACGCGCTTTCAGAAGAAAAGTATCTCGACGGGAAGTAGCCAAGTATGTGGACCTATTTAAGCTGGCTTCCAAAAACGGCGACCCTTTCAAAGAATCGGTTAAGCTGGCGCTGACAGGTGTGCTGGTTTCACCCCATTTTCTCTATCGTCCCGAACTGGCACCGTCGAACAAGGAAAAGGAGTATCAGCTTAACGACTACCAGTTGGCCTCTCGTCTTTCTTACTTTCTCTGGATGACTATGCCCGATGAAGAACTCTTCGAGCTAGCCAAGAAGAAACGGCTTCATCAACCCAGGATTCTAAAACAACAGGTCGACCGCATGTTGAAGGATCCACGGGCAGCCCGTTCCATGGAAACCTTCCTTGGTCAATGGCTGGGCTATGAATCACTTGGTATCAACGTGGTTCCGGATCCTCGTTCCTTCAAAGACTTCACTCCCCCTCTCATGGAAGCCATGAAGGCGGAAACCTCGATGATGTTTCAATCCCTGGTTCACGATGGAGGGAGCTTACTCCAGCTACTCGATTCGGAGGAGACTTACCTCAACGATGCACTCGCTATGCACTACGGCATCAAAGGCGTAGAGGGCAGTGACATGCGACTGGTAAAACTCGAAGACCGCAACCGCGGCGGACTGCTCGGGATGGGAAGCATTCTGACTGCTACTTCCAACCCAGTCCGCACGAATCCGGTCAGCCGCGGAAAGTGGGTACTCGAAACGCTCTTGGGCAATCGAATTCCGGAGCCGCCAGCGGACGCAGGTATCCTTCCAGAGAACGCGGGACAGAAAAAAGGCCAGACCTTGCGAGAAGAATTTGAAGAACATCGCCGCAATCCCAGCTGTGTCGATTGCCATGAGAAGATCGATCCCATTGGGTTTGGATTAGAGAACTTTGACGCTATCGGTCGTTTCCGTACCATGGAAAACGGAGTGTCGATCGACAGCTCCGGAATCATGCCGGACGGCCATGAATTCAGCGGTGCAGTGGAGTTAAAGGACTACCTACTCGCGAAAGAACAAGCTCCATTCATTCGCAACGTTGTCGAGCGCATGCTAGCTTACGGCCTCGGTAGAGACCTGAAACACTACGACGAAGCTGCCATTTTAAAAATTATTGCCGCCCTGGAAAAAGACAACTACAGTGCACGCACTTTAATATCAGAAGTCGCATTGAGCTACCCCTTCCAATTTCAACACCCCAATCCCGAAGATGAGTAA
- a CDS encoding cupin domain-containing protein, with the protein MSKFDTKRLPEDWDELAPDGSRVRKLLRVSSGDMAHFELPAGETSTAEIHPDFEEMWYFIAGRGEMWRKQGDREELVSVEPGVSISIPKNTIFQFRSLGEKSLEAVVVTMPPWSGEASVENVEGIWEPTLGKRAKS; encoded by the coding sequence ATGTCCAAGTTTGATACTAAACGGCTGCCTGAAGATTGGGACGAACTCGCACCAGACGGTTCTCGTGTAAGGAAATTGTTGCGCGTGAGCTCCGGTGATATGGCGCACTTTGAGTTACCGGCTGGCGAGACCTCCACGGCTGAGATTCACCCGGACTTCGAAGAGATGTGGTACTTTATTGCAGGTAGGGGTGAGATGTGGCGGAAGCAGGGAGACCGAGAAGAATTGGTTTCAGTTGAGCCGGGTGTCAGTATTTCCATACCTAAGAACACTATCTTTCAATTTCGCTCTTTAGGAGAGAAATCACTGGAAGCGGTTGTAGTGACTATGCCACCTTGGTCGGGTGAAGCCTCAGTTGAAAACGTGGAAGGCATTTGGGAACCGACCTTGGGTAAGCGGGCGAAATCTTAA
- a CDS encoding aldo/keto reductase — MNDSKINRRTFIAAAGATAAVAATGKLSHARANEPGPNFEWKNRKSSMAYRRLGRTELMVSEIVVGGLAVDEQPGRWEFLEAGIDLGINYIDTASNYRRGGSERGVANVINTSSKRDRVFLTSKTSMWLKQARAKPYTAIWESLNVREQARVRSEIGARIKERGVFEEYYLCNYGTWQVTEAEKLLRDDVLEDWYGDRLTDDIRRGMTQGLITELESSLKNMGTDHVDILFAAHGATHAKHLECPELLEAVDILKRQGKVRFLGVSAHNDPAFIARAAADSKYYDMAMVAYNISNEAWMTSALEYAHEKDLGIVAMKVARAPHPDRGGEVDPLPGLVEKMHKLVPGDMHIAEKAYIWGLRNPHIAACISAMTSEAMIRSNAALTGKSKHAVRG; from the coding sequence ATGAATGACTCTAAAATAAACCGAAGAACCTTTATCGCTGCCGCCGGCGCCACCGCGGCCGTGGCCGCAACCGGAAAATTGTCCCATGCACGGGCAAATGAACCGGGTCCCAATTTCGAGTGGAAGAATAGGAAGAGTTCTATGGCTTATCGGCGCCTTGGGAGAACCGAATTGATGGTATCGGAAATTGTTGTGGGAGGTCTCGCGGTGGATGAGCAGCCCGGTCGCTGGGAGTTTTTGGAAGCAGGAATCGATCTTGGTATCAATTATATCGATACAGCATCGAATTACCGGCGCGGAGGCAGTGAGCGAGGAGTTGCCAATGTGATCAATACCTCTTCAAAGCGCGATCGCGTCTTTCTGACCTCAAAGACCAGTATGTGGCTCAAGCAAGCTCGGGCAAAGCCCTACACGGCCATTTGGGAATCTTTGAATGTTCGCGAACAAGCACGTGTTCGCTCTGAGATTGGAGCGCGAATCAAAGAGCGAGGCGTTTTTGAAGAATACTACCTGTGCAATTACGGCACCTGGCAAGTCACCGAAGCAGAGAAACTGTTGCGCGATGACGTGCTTGAAGATTGGTATGGTGATCGTTTAACAGACGATATTCGTCGCGGCATGACGCAAGGACTGATTACCGAACTTGAATCGAGCCTGAAGAACATGGGCACCGACCATGTGGATATTCTATTTGCCGCTCATGGTGCAACCCATGCCAAGCATCTTGAATGCCCCGAGCTTCTCGAAGCGGTGGATATTCTTAAACGACAGGGCAAGGTACGCTTTCTTGGAGTCTCAGCTCACAATGATCCTGCTTTTATTGCGCGTGCCGCCGCCGATTCAAAATACTACGATATGGCGATGGTCGCCTACAATATTTCCAATGAGGCCTGGATGACCTCCGCATTGGAATACGCTCACGAAAAGGACCTGGGGATTGTCGCTATGAAAGTTGCTCGTGCTCCACACCCGGATCGTGGAGGCGAGGTGGATCCCTTGCCTGGGTTGGTTGAGAAGATGCATAAGCTGGTACCTGGCGACATGCACATCGCCGAAAAGGCTTATATTTGGGGACTTCGAAATCCGCACATTGCGGCCTGTATTTCGGCCATGACCAGTGAAGCGATGATTCGTAGCAATGCTGCGTTGACCGGAAAGAGTAAACACGCAGTCAGAGGCTGA
- a CDS encoding DUF1343 domain-containing protein: MNPVRSGIEVAIKEAFTFLENSSVGILCNQVSVDSNGEHLVDLLSSYQNCRLKRIFTPEHGFRGTAQDMEAVEDERQGDLEVVSLYGSGPESLSPDPEQLKGLDILVVDLPDIGTRYYTYSQTMAYCMQVADTTDTKLMVLDRPNPINGVTIEGSPLKSPYRSFCGIGPIANRHGMTLGELALLFQKGFGGGDEAIAPHSCDLEVIQVEGWQRELYLDETSIPWVKPSPNMPSLDAATVYPGTCLFEATNLSEGRGTDEAFLLLGAPFANGEDWLSALSELELPMEGVSIEPSTFIPKYQKHAGETCQGIRITVEDRTHLRSYRLGILLLVAAARAFPNEFQWRKDPYEFIKDVPAIDLLYGGSTLRDVIEGRSSLEQVFEELETFEDWYGEARQPFLIY; the protein is encoded by the coding sequence ATGAATCCAGTGCGATCAGGAATCGAAGTTGCGATCAAGGAAGCGTTCACCTTTCTCGAAAACAGCAGCGTCGGCATTTTGTGCAATCAAGTCTCCGTTGATTCAAACGGTGAGCATCTGGTCGACCTTCTCTCCAGCTACCAGAACTGCAGATTGAAAAGGATCTTCACCCCCGAACATGGATTCCGAGGCACTGCCCAGGATATGGAGGCCGTCGAGGATGAACGGCAGGGCGACCTCGAGGTCGTAAGTCTGTACGGCAGTGGCCCCGAAAGCTTAAGTCCAGACCCAGAACAACTGAAGGGTTTGGACATACTGGTCGTCGATCTACCTGATATAGGTACCCGCTATTATACCTATTCCCAGACGATGGCCTACTGCATGCAGGTGGCAGACACAACAGATACAAAGCTAATGGTTCTGGACCGTCCGAATCCGATCAACGGAGTAACAATCGAGGGATCTCCCTTAAAAAGCCCCTATCGTTCCTTTTGCGGCATCGGCCCCATTGCCAACCGCCATGGAATGACGCTGGGTGAACTCGCACTTCTGTTTCAAAAAGGATTCGGAGGCGGGGATGAAGCGATTGCGCCTCACTCGTGTGACTTGGAGGTCATTCAAGTCGAGGGCTGGCAGCGTGAGCTATACCTGGATGAAACAAGTATTCCCTGGGTGAAGCCTTCACCCAATATGCCAAGCCTAGATGCGGCCACCGTCTACCCCGGGACCTGTTTATTTGAAGCGACCAACCTATCGGAAGGACGAGGAACCGACGAAGCCTTTCTCTTACTCGGTGCTCCCTTTGCCAATGGAGAAGATTGGCTAAGTGCCCTTTCAGAACTCGAGCTGCCTATGGAGGGTGTTTCCATTGAACCAAGTACCTTCATTCCTAAATACCAAAAACATGCAGGAGAGACGTGCCAGGGTATTCGAATCACAGTAGAAGATCGAACGCACCTTCGGAGTTATCGACTTGGCATTCTACTGTTAGTCGCTGCCGCCAGAGCCTTCCCCAATGAGTTCCAATGGAGAAAAGATCCCTACGAGTTCATCAAGGACGTTCCAGCAATCGACCTGCTTTATGGAGGATCAACGCTGAGGGACGTGATTGAAGGCCGGAGTTCGCTGGAGCAAGTATTTGAAGAATTGGAAACCTTCGAGGACTGGTATGGTGAAGCGCGGCAACCGTTCTTGATCTATTAA